A window of Fimbriimonadia bacterium contains these coding sequences:
- a CDS encoding site-2 protease family protein: MTNPSDFLMQMVIVLGSISVHEFAHAKSADMAGDMTPRLYGRVTLNPTRHFEPTGLFMIFFSSLVGFGFGWGKPVPIDPRRMRSPRWDSVLVTAWGPFSNLLIALGAALLLRLAPFAAQGFVANFLLLTIIINLTLAFFNLIPLFPLDGSWILQGLLPERLGVQLSQWNRRYGAMVLLTCLLVLPLVGLPVIRWVLMPPVMQAFRILVG; this comes from the coding sequence ATGACCAACCCGTCGGACTTTCTCATGCAGATGGTGATCGTGCTCGGGAGTATCTCGGTGCACGAGTTCGCCCACGCCAAGAGCGCGGACATGGCGGGCGACATGACGCCCAGGCTTTACGGCCGCGTGACACTAAACCCGACACGGCACTTCGAGCCGACCGGGCTATTCATGATTTTCTTCTCCAGCCTCGTGGGTTTCGGCTTCGGATGGGGTAAGCCGGTACCGATAGACCCACGCAGAATGCGCAGTCCTCGTTGGGACAGCGTGTTAGTTACCGCTTGGGGGCCCTTCTCGAATTTGCTCATCGCTCTCGGGGCTGCCCTGCTCCTTCGCCTGGCTCCTTTCGCTGCTCAAGGATTCGTTGCCAACTTCTTGCTCCTCACCATCATCATCAATCTCACCCTCGCCTTCTTCAATCTGATTCCGCTGTTTCCACTGGACGGAAGCTGGATTCTGCAAGGCCTCTTGCCGGAGCGCTTGGGGGTTCAGCTATCTCAGTGGAACCGCCGCTACGGCGCGATGGTGCTTCTGACCTGCCTGCTGGTGCTACCGCTCGTCGGGCTGCCCGTCATCCGGTGGGTGCTGATGCCCCCGGTGATGCAAGCTTTCCGAATCCTGGTCGGCTAA